In Nostoc sp. UHCC 0926, a single genomic region encodes these proteins:
- a CDS encoding F0F1 ATP synthase subunit B', producing the protein MFDFDATLPFMALQFLLLAALLNAIFYKPLTKVLDDRDNYIRTNTLEARESLAKAERLATEYEQQLAEARKQSQATVEAAQLEAKKITAEKIAEAQKEAQSQREQAAVEIEQQKQEAFRTLEQQVDALSRQILEKLLGPTPVR; encoded by the coding sequence ATGTTTGATTTCGATGCTACCTTGCCCTTCATGGCATTGCAATTCCTGCTATTGGCAGCCTTGTTGAATGCAATTTTCTATAAGCCACTGACCAAGGTACTAGACGATCGCGATAATTATATCCGAACGAATACCCTTGAGGCGCGGGAGAGCTTGGCTAAAGCCGAGCGCTTGGCTACCGAATATGAGCAGCAACTCGCAGAAGCTCGTAAACAATCGCAAGCTACTGTAGAAGCAGCTCAACTTGAAGCTAAGAAAATTACTGCCGAGAAAATAGCTGAAGCCCAAAAGGAAGCTCAGTCTCAACGAGAACAAGCTGCTGTTGAAATAGAACAACAAAAGCAGGAAGCTTTTCGCACCTTAGAGCAACAAGTTGATGCTCTCAGCA